From the genome of Amycolatopsis sp. NBC_01488, one region includes:
- a CDS encoding HsdM family class I SAM-dependent methyltransferase — protein MDDDATVSAADIARLAGVGRAAVSNWRRRYPDFPSPVGGTASSPLFGLSAVAGWFRARGKNFELSAGERAWQRLRALGDDLDLAERVSRAGVFFAFQGGIFDTFDSKLDDPELLTLLSEMTHRAGPLESFELLCRRYFEAHSRRLSATPEPVAELMARLAGPVATILDPACGFGALALASGAKTVLGQDSDPMTASIATLRLRLRGIEAEVYAIDALREDAFADRTAEAVLCDPPFNERAWGHDELVGDARWEYGLPPRGEPELAWVQHCLAHVEPGGPVAILMPGAAAGRRSGKRIRGNLLRAGAVRAVVTLAAAGPDLWLLRRPVPGQRPPSTVLLAEAGDDLSTVDELWQEFHAHPESGVRIIDLLDDDVDLTPARRRGRDEDLGQAFQAVRGRFAELAPTLPPLEAADAEPAFTTIGELVKAGVVEVKHAARADAEPPVAEAGDVVASVTGIAYVHSGPAEAVGPGLTVYRVDPDRLDADFLAGCLRAADLPAASASTRIDGRRVRIPRVAIDVQREYGQVFGKLAEFDAVLRETAETGRELVRLGFAGLVEGRLRPGR, from the coding sequence ATGGACGACGACGCCACGGTCAGCGCGGCCGACATCGCGCGGCTCGCCGGGGTCGGCCGGGCCGCGGTGAGCAACTGGCGCCGTCGGTACCCGGACTTCCCGTCGCCGGTCGGCGGCACGGCGTCCAGCCCGTTGTTCGGCTTGTCCGCCGTCGCCGGCTGGTTCCGCGCCCGCGGCAAGAACTTCGAGCTGTCCGCGGGCGAGCGCGCGTGGCAGCGCCTGCGCGCCCTCGGTGACGACCTCGACCTCGCCGAGCGCGTGAGCCGCGCGGGCGTCTTCTTCGCCTTCCAGGGCGGGATCTTCGACACTTTCGACAGCAAGCTCGACGACCCCGAACTGCTCACCCTGCTCAGTGAGATGACGCACCGGGCCGGCCCGCTCGAGTCGTTCGAACTGTTGTGCCGCCGGTACTTCGAGGCGCATTCGCGGCGGTTGTCGGCCACGCCCGAGCCGGTCGCCGAGCTGATGGCCCGGCTCGCCGGCCCGGTCGCGACGATCCTCGACCCCGCGTGCGGCTTCGGCGCGCTGGCGCTGGCGAGTGGCGCGAAGACCGTGCTGGGCCAGGACAGTGACCCGATGACGGCGTCGATCGCCACGCTGCGGCTGCGGTTGCGCGGCATCGAAGCCGAGGTCTACGCGATCGACGCGCTGCGCGAAGACGCCTTCGCCGATCGGACCGCCGAAGCCGTGCTGTGCGATCCGCCGTTCAACGAACGGGCCTGGGGGCACGACGAGCTCGTCGGCGACGCGCGCTGGGAGTACGGCCTGCCGCCGCGCGGGGAGCCCGAACTCGCCTGGGTGCAGCACTGCCTCGCGCACGTGGAACCCGGCGGGCCGGTGGCGATCCTGATGCCGGGCGCGGCGGCCGGGCGCCGCAGCGGGAAACGCATCCGCGGCAACCTGCTGCGCGCGGGTGCCGTCCGCGCGGTCGTCACGCTGGCGGCGGCGGGTCCCGACCTCTGGCTGCTGCGGCGGCCGGTGCCCGGGCAGCGCCCGCCGTCCACCGTGCTGCTGGCCGAGGCGGGCGACGATCTGTCCACAGTGGACGAGTTATGGCAGGAGTTCCACGCGCACCCCGAGTCCGGCGTCCGGATCATCGACCTCCTCGACGACGACGTCGACCTGACACCGGCCCGGCGCCGCGGCCGCGACGAGGACCTCGGCCAGGCGTTCCAGGCCGTGCGTGGCCGGTTCGCCGAACTGGCGCCGACGCTGCCGCCGCTCGAGGCGGCCGACGCCGAACCGGCGTTCACGACGATCGGCGAGCTGGTCAAGGCCGGGGTCGTCGAGGTCAAGCACGCGGCCCGCGCGGACGCCGAGCCCCCGGTCGCCGAGGCGGGCGACGTCGTCGCGTCCGTGACCGGGATCGCGTACGTCCACAGTGGACCGGCGGAGGCGGTCGGCCCGGGGCTGACCGTGTACCGCGTCGACCCGGACCGGCTGGACGCGGACTTCCTGGCCGGCTGCCTGCGCGCGGCCGACCTGCCCGCCGCCTCGGCGTCGACCCGGATCGACGGCAGGCGCGTGCGGATCCCGCGGGTCGCGATCGACGTCCAGCGCGAGTACGGCCAGGTCTTCGGGAAGCTCGCCGAGTTCGACGCCGTCCTGCGCGAGACGGCGGAAACGGGCCGGGAGCTGGTCCGGCTAGGCTTCGCGGGACTTGTCGAAGGACGGCTCAGGCCGGGCCGTTAG
- a CDS encoding serine/threonine-protein kinase, with product MLIADRYELDELPLGRGGMGAVHGGHDRRLGRRVAIKLLRLPGRDEELEARFAREARILATLDHPGVPALYDYGTHDDRLFQVMQFVDGVTVADLLAEHGPLPVPWAAAIAAQACAVLTAAHALAVCHRDLKPSNLMLGPDGGVKVMDFGLAVLREADAAQFTRAGQLLGTPSYMAPEQIQRGGAEPRSDLYALGCVLHEMLTGQRLFDGPTAYAVFERQVKELPPPVPGVPKQLNALLAEMLAKDPEARPPGAAALYERLGVFVGALPPLPGFLVPASVPSPGRMYARMLGRVSG from the coding sequence ATGCTGATCGCCGACCGCTACGAGCTCGACGAGCTGCCGCTCGGGCGCGGCGGGATGGGCGCGGTGCACGGCGGCCACGACCGCAGGCTCGGCCGGCGCGTGGCGATCAAGCTGCTCAGGCTGCCGGGCCGCGACGAAGAGCTCGAAGCCCGCTTCGCGCGCGAAGCACGGATCCTGGCGACGCTCGACCACCCCGGCGTACCGGCGTTGTACGACTACGGCACCCACGACGACCGGTTGTTCCAGGTCATGCAGTTCGTCGACGGCGTGACGGTCGCCGACCTGCTCGCCGAGCACGGCCCGCTGCCGGTGCCGTGGGCCGCGGCGATCGCGGCGCAGGCGTGCGCGGTGCTGACCGCCGCCCACGCGCTCGCGGTGTGCCACCGCGACCTCAAGCCGTCCAACCTGATGCTCGGGCCGGACGGCGGCGTCAAGGTGATGGACTTCGGCCTCGCGGTGCTGCGCGAAGCCGACGCCGCGCAGTTCACGCGGGCCGGGCAGCTGCTGGGCACGCCGTCGTACATGGCGCCCGAGCAGATCCAGCGCGGCGGCGCCGAACCGCGCAGCGATCTCTACGCGCTCGGGTGCGTGCTGCACGAGATGCTCACCGGGCAACGGCTCTTCGACGGGCCCACCGCGTACGCCGTGTTCGAGCGGCAGGTCAAGGAGTTGCCGCCGCCGGTGCCGGGCGTGCCGAAGCAGCTCAACGCGCTGCTCGCGGAGATGCTGGCGAAGGACCCGGAAGCGCGGCCGCCCGGGGCGGCCGCGCTGTACGAGCGGCTCGGCGTGTTCGTCGGCGCGCTGCCGCCGCTGCCGGGGTTCCTGGTGCCGGCGTCGGTGCCCAGTCCGGGCCGGATGTACGCCCGGATGCTGGGACGCGTCAGCGGCTGA